In one window of Thalassophryne amazonica chromosome 9, fThaAma1.1, whole genome shotgun sequence DNA:
- the rpl23a gene encoding LOW QUALITY PROTEIN: 60S ribosomal protein L23a (The sequence of the model RefSeq protein was modified relative to this genomic sequence to represent the inferred CDS: deleted 1 base in 1 codon) has product MAPKVKKEAVPAKTEAKSKALKAKKAVLKGVHSQRKKKIRTSPTFRRPKTLRLRRQPKYPRKSAPRRNKLDHYAIIKFPLTTESAMKKIEDNNTLVFIVDVKANKHQIKQAVKKLYDIDVAKVNTLIRPDGEKKAYVRLAPDYDALDVANKIGII; this is encoded by the exons ATGGCACCGAAGGTGAAAAAGGAAG CTGTCCCTGCCAAGACTGAGGCTAAGTCAAAGGCTCTGAAGGCCAAGAAGGCtgtgctcaaaggtgtacatagcCAAAGGAAGAAGAAGATCAGGACTTCTCCCACCTTCCGTCGCCCTAAAACCCTCCGT CTGCGCAGGCAGCCCAAGTACCCTAGGAAAAGTGCTCCTCGCAGGAACAA ATTGGATCACTATGCCATTATCAAGTTCCCCTTGACAACAGAGTCAGCTATGAAGAAGATTGAAGACAACAATACGCTGGTGTTTATTGTAGACGTCAAGGCAAACAAACACCAAATCAAACAGGCAGTCAAAAAGTTGTACGACATCGACGTTGCCAAAGTCAACACGTTGATCAG GCCTGATGGTGAAAAGAAGGCATATGTTCGTCTTGCACCAGATTACGATGCCTTGGACGTTGCAAACAAG ATTGGCATTATCTGA